A window from Solirubrobacterales bacterium encodes these proteins:
- a CDS encoding RNase adaptor protein RapZ: MSENSPAGNLRDLVIITGMSGAGKSEAMATFEDAGYFCVDNLPPEMISSLTGLFTHTGSKVEMAAIVCDARGGDFLDAITGVVDELKSRGTK; this comes from the coding sequence ATGAGTGAGAACTCGCCCGCCGGCAACCTTCGCGATCTGGTGATCATCACCGGGATGTCTGGCGCAGGCAAGTCCGAAGCTATGGCGACCTTTGAAGACGCCGGCTACTTCTGCGTGGACAACCTTCCGCCCGAGATGATCTCGTCTCTGACGGGGCTCTTCACCCACACCGGCAGCAAGGTCGAGATGGCGGCGATCGTCTGTGACGCGCGCGGCGGGGACTTCCTCGACGCGATCACCGGTGTCGTTGACGAGCTCAAGTCGCGCGGCACGAAGTT
- the uvrC gene encoding excinuclease ABC subunit UvrC, with amino-acid sequence MPEAASQKKQPKKKPQRHNPFRGKLIDERRELPDQPGVYLFHDAEGTVVYVGKATSIKSRVSSHFSTPEGKAVEMIAMTERIECVVTRDPSEALITEQQFIRQYRPRFNVLMRDDKTYPFIAISLDEDYPRVYFTREKHKHGRKYFGPYSDARRARNLIELLGKIFQYRTCEGPQPGRQSGNPCLDYFIKRCQAPCVDYISKEDYRANIGRIEGFLAGNFREVQAELDERMKDAAERREYEEAAVYRNRIAAVKDSIDRNRLDTSSLGMVDLVAIATDGSEANAQVFQVRDGILADRKSFHLDNIGEVSDNEVTEEFIAQYYTSGGAVPPQVIVAREFESSVDVDAITGLLKSRRGSSVELRSAERGEKRKLYELAERNAKLALERERSRTERARRSRREGLENLRQALDLEIPPVRIECFDISNLGPTNVVASMVVFRDGNPHKADYRRFKVKELDGKQDDFASMGEVLRRRMAQYLKQREISPHDDDYDESFASLPGLIVIDGGKGQLSSAIKELEEFRKEGVPVVSLAKREEEIFVPGKKHPVILDKDDPGLKIMQRIRDEAHRFAITFHRERRDKAMTASVFDDLAGIGPARKKLLLEHFGSPDGVVAATRDELESVPGLPQKVGRQIFHQLNKTR; translated from the coding sequence GTGCCCGAAGCAGCCAGCCAGAAGAAGCAGCCCAAGAAGAAGCCGCAGCGCCACAACCCCTTTCGGGGCAAGCTGATCGACGAGCGCCGCGAGTTGCCCGATCAGCCCGGCGTCTACCTCTTCCACGACGCCGAAGGCACGGTCGTCTACGTCGGCAAGGCCACTTCGATCAAAAGCCGCGTCAGCTCGCACTTCTCTACGCCCGAAGGCAAGGCAGTTGAGATGATCGCCATGACAGAGCGGATCGAGTGCGTCGTCACGCGCGACCCCTCAGAGGCGTTGATCACCGAGCAGCAGTTCATCCGCCAGTACCGCCCGCGCTTCAACGTGCTGATGCGTGACGACAAGACATACCCGTTCATCGCGATCTCGCTCGACGAGGACTACCCACGCGTCTACTTCACGCGCGAAAAGCACAAACACGGGCGCAAGTATTTCGGGCCCTACAGCGATGCGCGCCGCGCACGCAACCTGATCGAACTGCTCGGCAAGATCTTCCAGTACCGCACATGCGAGGGGCCGCAGCCCGGTCGCCAGTCGGGCAATCCATGCCTTGACTACTTCATCAAGCGCTGTCAGGCGCCGTGCGTCGATTACATCTCAAAAGAGGACTACCGGGCGAACATCGGGCGGATCGAAGGCTTTCTCGCCGGCAACTTCCGCGAGGTCCAAGCAGAGCTGGATGAGCGCATGAAGGACGCGGCAGAGCGCCGCGAGTATGAAGAGGCGGCCGTGTACAGGAACCGCATCGCTGCGGTCAAGGACTCGATCGATCGCAATCGCCTCGACACGTCCTCACTAGGGATGGTTGACCTCGTCGCCATCGCGACAGATGGCAGCGAGGCAAACGCCCAGGTCTTCCAAGTCCGCGACGGGATCCTCGCCGACCGCAAGAGCTTCCACCTCGACAACATTGGCGAGGTCAGTGACAACGAGGTCACCGAGGAGTTCATCGCGCAGTACTACACATCTGGCGGTGCCGTGCCGCCGCAGGTGATCGTTGCGCGCGAATTCGAATCAAGCGTGGACGTCGATGCAATCACGGGCCTGCTCAAGTCGAGGCGAGGCTCCAGCGTCGAGCTTCGATCCGCCGAGCGCGGAGAGAAGCGCAAGCTCTACGAGCTCGCCGAGCGCAACGCCAAGCTGGCGCTCGAGCGCGAGAGGAGCCGCACCGAACGCGCGCGAAGGTCGCGCCGCGAGGGGCTCGAGAATCTGCGCCAGGCGCTGGACCTTGAGATCCCGCCCGTCCGCATCGAGTGCTTTGACATCTCGAACCTCGGCCCGACCAACGTCGTCGCCTCGATGGTCGTGTTCCGCGACGGCAACCCGCACAAGGCCGACTACCGGCGCTTCAAGGTCAAGGAGCTCGATGGAAAGCAGGACGACTTCGCCTCGATGGGCGAGGTCCTTCGCCGCCGCATGGCGCAGTACCTGAAGCAGAGGGAGATATCCCCGCACGACGACGACTACGACGAGTCATTCGCGTCCCTTCCCGGCCTGATCGTGATCGACGGCGGCAAGGGCCAGCTCTCGAGCGCGATCAAAGAGCTCGAGGAGTTCCGCAAGGAAGGCGTGCCGGTGGTTTCGCTCGCGAAGCGCGAGGAAGAGATCTTCGTGCCCGGAAAGAAGCACCCGGTGATCCTTGACAAGGACGACCCCGGCCTCAAGATCATGCAGCGGATCCGCGACGAGGCCCACCGCTTTGCGATCACTTTCCACCGCGAACGACGCGACAAGGCGATGACTGCGTCGGTCTTTGACGACCTCGCCGGGATCGGCCCGGCGCGCAAGAAGCTGCTGCTCGAACACTTCGGTTCGCCGGACGGCGTGGTGGCGGCAACGCGCGACGAGCTGGAGTCCGTTCCCGGACTGCCGCAGAAGGTCGGCAGGCAGATCTTCCATCAGCTCAACAAGACGCGCTGA